Below is a genomic region from Deltaproteobacteria bacterium.
TATGCCCGGACGGGGTACGCCGGAAAACATCGCTGCATTCTGTTGCTGAAAACGCTGAAGGGATTGCGGCACCGTCTTGGTCTCGATGTGAGCGACCGTGGAAACCGGCACGGGATTTCCACCGGCTGTACGAATGTAATAGTTGTTCAGTTGGTCCGTGTTCAACCGGTACCTTTGCTGGACTTGCGGGATAACCTTGTAGGACCGACCGGCAAGACTGAAAAAGTTGACATACCCTCCCCGGAGCATGGCCGACAGGGCGCCGCCGATATCATCCATCGTCAGGCCGAGTTGAGACGCCATGTCGCGGTCAATGACCAGCCTGGATTCCGGCAGGTTGTATTTGAGGTCTGAGTCGATGAACATGAACATGCCGCTTTCCTGAGCTTCCCTCAGAAATATTTCAGAGATCTCATTAAGACGCTCAAAAGGGTCGGTGGTGAGGATGGCAAGTTCGACCGGTAAGCCGTGGGCTCCCGGCAGGGAAGGCGGCTGGAAGGCTACGGTATTGAATCCGCTGACACCGGCGACTTCCTGCTGGACGACCGGTTGAAGATCACTTGCGGTTTTTTTCCGTTGGTCCCAGGGGTTCAACACCATGCCGGAGATGATGGCACCGGGGACATCGAGCTGGAATACCCCCCATGTCTCGGAATGCCTGGCGAAGGTTTGATAGATATCCTGAAAGTAGAGATGCCTCTGCTGCAGGGTCGAATTAGGTGCCGCCGTCGATGAGGTGATGATGATGCCCAGATCCTCCTGTGGGGCCAATTCCGATTTGGCTCCCGAATAGAGGAAATAGATACTGACCATGACGATGCAGGAAAAAATCACCGTGACCGGAACATAATTGAGTGTGCCATGCAAAAGGCGCTCGTAAAGGCCGCTCAATAGTCCGAATTTATGATTCAGCCAATTCACCAGGTGTGCCTGCCAGCCCTTTTGAGAGGCATCGGGGGCTTTAAGAAGGCGGGAACACAGCATCGGAGAGAGGGTCAGGGCGACAATGGCGGAAATGCTGACTGTCCCGACCAGGGTAAAGGCAAACTCCGTAAACAAAGCGCCCGTGAGACCACCCATGAATCCGATGGGGATGAAAACCGCGACCAGGACGATCCCCATGACCACGATGGGTTTTGCGAGCTCCCGTGCTGCGATGATGGCCGCTTCCAGGGGAGGCTTCCCCTCATCCAGGTGTCGGTCTACGTTCTCCACGATGATGATGGCGTCATCTACCACCAGCCCAATCGCCAGCACCAGGGCCAGTAGGGTCAGCAGGTTGACGGTAAAACCAAAAACAAGCATGAAAGTAAACGCCCCGATCAAAGACAGGGGGATGGCGACGACAGGGATAAAAACGGACCTGAACGAACCGAGAAACAGAAAAACGACCAGGGTCACGATCAAAAGCGCTTCGGCTAGGGACTTGACGACTTCGTTGATCGAGCTGTTGACAAACAGACTGGCGTCATAGCCGACAGTTTGTGTCAAGCCCTCCGGCAGTTGCTCCTCAATCTGCCGGAGTACGACGTACACATCCTGGATGACATCGAGAAGGTTGGCTGTGGGGGCGATCTTGATTCCGATGTAGACAGCCTTCTTGCCATCCAGATAGACTTGGGAGTCGTAATCCTCAGCCCCGAGCGAGACGGTCCCGACATCCTTGAGCCGTATTATCGCCCCGTTATCCTGCTTGACGATCAAATCACGAAATTCCTCAAGGGAAACGAGGTTTGTCGACGCGGTCAGGTTGACTTGAACCATCTGTCCCTTGGTCCGCCCGATAGCGGACAGATAATCGTTTTTAGCCAGGGCGTTCCAGACATCGGCGGCGGTTAGATTGTAGGCGGCGAGTTTTTCCGGATTCAGCCACGCACGGAGGGCAAACAGTTTTTCTCCGAAGATTTCCGCTCTCTGGACACCCGGGACCGCCTGTAGCTGCGGTTGTACCACACGCAACAGGTAGTCCGTAATGTTGTTCGCCGGCAGGGTGTCACTTTCGTATCCAAGGTACATGGATGCAATGGTTTCGCCGACCTCCACATCGATGACGGGTTGCTCGGCATCTGGTGGAAGCTTGTTGATGACGGCGTTGACTTTGGTGTTGATTTCCGTCAGGGCTTTGCCGGAATCGTAATTGAGAACCAGGTTGGCGGTGATCATGCTG
It encodes:
- a CDS encoding MMPL family transporter, with translation MNFTDIFIRRPVLASVVSLLILALGIRSLDLLSIRQYPQTENAVVTVSTTYTGADADTVAGFITTPLENSIAQAEGIDYMTSSSTLGFSMITANLVLNYDSGKALTEINTKVNAVINKLPPDAEQPVIDVEVGETIASMYLGYESDTLPANNITDYLLRVVQPQLQAVPGVQRAEIFGEKLFALRAWLNPEKLAAYNLTAADVWNALAKNDYLSAIGRTKGQMVQVNLTASTNLVSLEEFRDLIVKQDNGAIIRLKDVGTVSLGAEDYDSQVYLDGKKAVYIGIKIAPTANLLDVIQDVYVVLRQIEEQLPEGLTQTVGYDASLFVNSSINEVVKSLAEALLIVTLVVFLFLGSFRSVFIPVVAIPLSLIGAFTFMLVFGFTVNLLTLLALVLAIGLVVDDAIIIVENVDRHLDEGKPPLEAAIIAARELAKPIVVMGIVLVAVFIPIGFMGGLTGALFTEFAFTLVGTVSISAIVALTLSPMLCSRLLKAPDASQKGWQAHLVNWLNHKFGLLSGLYERLLHGTLNYVPVTVIFSCIVMVSIYFLYSGAKSELAPQEDLGIIITSSTAAPNSTLQQRHLYFQDIYQTFARHSETWGVFQLDVPGAIISGMVLNPWDQRKKTASDLQPVVQQEVAGVSGFNTVAFQPPSLPGAHGLPVELAILTTDPFERLNEISEIFLREAQESGMFMFIDSDLKYNLPESRLVIDRDMASQLGLTMDDIGGALSAMLRGGYVNFFSLAGRSYKVIPQVQQRYRLNTDQLNNYYIRTAGGNPVPVSTVAHIETKTVPQSLQRFQQQNAAMFSGVPRPGITQGQALGYLENLAERILPQGYTIDYAGQSRQFVQESAALMVTFFFAMIIIFLALAAQFESFRDPVIILVSVPLSICGALIFISLGIGGASINIYTQVGLVTLVGLISKHGILIVEFANNLQRRGHSKREAIENAASIRLRPILMTTAAMVLGVVPLITASGAGAASRYNLGLVIATGIAIGTLFTLFVVPAMYMLLATDHAKQQAKENSHEEIMTAPRV